In one Achromobacter spanius genomic region, the following are encoded:
- a CDS encoding DsbE family thiol:disulfide interchange protein: MMRYVLPLAVFMAMAVFLAMGLSRDPRAVPSAMIDKPAPPIDLPVLQAPGERLDVQALRGQVWLLNVWASWCAPCQEELPVLREAAQRHAIPLYGLNYKDKPEDAVAWLARNGNPYVASASDTDGRVGIEYGVYGVPETFVIDGAGRIRHKHLGLITPEIFQMRILPIVEALK; the protein is encoded by the coding sequence TTGATGCGCTACGTGCTGCCGCTGGCCGTCTTCATGGCAATGGCCGTGTTCCTGGCGATGGGTCTGTCACGCGACCCGCGCGCCGTGCCGTCCGCCATGATCGACAAGCCGGCCCCGCCTATCGACCTGCCGGTGCTGCAGGCGCCCGGCGAACGGCTGGACGTGCAAGCGCTGCGCGGGCAGGTGTGGTTGCTGAACGTGTGGGCGTCGTGGTGCGCACCCTGCCAGGAAGAATTGCCGGTGCTGCGCGAGGCCGCCCAGCGCCACGCCATTCCGCTGTACGGCTTGAACTACAAGGACAAGCCCGAAGACGCCGTCGCCTGGCTGGCGCGCAACGGCAACCCTTACGTGGCCTCGGCCAGCGACACGGATGGCCGCGTGGGCATCGAGTATGGCGTCTACGGCGTGCCGGAAACCTTCGTCATCGACGGCGCCGGCCGCATCCGCCACAAGCACCTGGGCCTGATCACGCCAGAGATCTTCCAGATGCGGATCCTGCCGATCGTCGAGGCGCTGAAATGA
- the ccmD gene encoding heme exporter protein CcmD, which translates to MSWDMLFSLQGHGPYILGAYGVTAALMGLEVYLLWRRARRQAGPHTRRTPRPPLGPGAEARRP; encoded by the coding sequence ATGAGCTGGGACATGCTGTTTTCCTTGCAAGGCCATGGCCCGTACATACTGGGCGCCTACGGCGTGACGGCGGCGTTGATGGGGCTGGAAGTTTATTTGCTGTGGCGCCGCGCGCGCAGGCAAGCCGGCCCGCACACTCGGCGCACCCCGCGCCCGCCCCTTGGCCCAGGCGCTGAAGCGAGGCGCCCATGA
- the ccmE gene encoding cytochrome c maturation protein CcmE, with product MSPRKRRAWAIAGGLTLLALATTLILNALQSNLVFFFSPSQVVAKEAPANGSFRVGGLVEQGSVRREPDGVTLRFIVTDTAHTVPVAYQGLLPDLFREGKGVVVAGKLGADGVFRATQVLAKHDENYMPPEAADAIKRAAGASGGAVDVTGNVAGARVGAASTVAADYTARPEAR from the coding sequence ATGAGCCCGCGCAAGCGGCGCGCCTGGGCCATTGCCGGCGGACTGACGCTGCTGGCCCTGGCCACCACGCTGATCTTGAACGCGCTGCAATCGAACCTGGTGTTCTTCTTCAGCCCCAGTCAGGTCGTCGCGAAAGAAGCCCCAGCCAACGGCAGCTTCCGCGTGGGCGGCTTGGTTGAACAGGGTTCGGTGCGTCGCGAACCCGACGGCGTGACCCTGCGCTTCATCGTGACCGACACCGCGCACACCGTGCCCGTGGCCTACCAGGGGCTGCTGCCCGACCTGTTCCGCGAAGGCAAGGGCGTGGTGGTGGCGGGCAAGCTGGGCGCGGACGGCGTGTTTCGCGCCACGCAGGTACTGGCCAAGCATGATGAAAACTACATGCCGCCGGAAGCCGCCGATGCAATCAAGCGCGCTGCTGGCGCATCCGGTGGCGCGGTTGACGTGACCGGCAACGTCGCCGGTGCTCGGGTGGGTGCGGCAAGCACCGTCGCCGCCGACTACACCGCTCGCCCGGAGGCCCGATGA
- a CDS encoding cytochrome c3 family protein gives MVKLLKRYWNIIRRPSVHFSLGFLTIGGFIGGILFWGAFNTAMELTNTEKFCTGCHEMRDNVYAELKGTIHFTNRSGVRALCSDCHVPHNWTDKIARKMQASKEVWGKIFGTIDTREKFVDKRLELAQHEWARFKANDSLECRNCHNYEYMDFTRQSVRAQNMHSTYLADKSKTCIDCHKGIAHTLPHIPPGQTSNATPAAIAPKEIAKAEPASATR, from the coding sequence ATGGTCAAGCTGCTAAAGCGCTACTGGAACATCATCCGCCGCCCCAGCGTGCATTTCAGCCTGGGCTTTCTGACGATAGGCGGCTTCATCGGCGGCATCCTGTTCTGGGGCGCCTTCAACACCGCGATGGAGCTCACCAACACCGAAAAGTTCTGCACCGGCTGCCATGAAATGCGCGACAACGTCTATGCGGAATTGAAGGGCACCATCCACTTCACCAACCGTTCGGGCGTGCGCGCGCTGTGTTCGGACTGCCACGTGCCGCACAACTGGACGGACAAGATCGCCCGCAAGATGCAGGCGTCCAAGGAAGTCTGGGGCAAGATCTTCGGCACCATCGACACGCGCGAAAAGTTCGTCGACAAGCGGCTGGAACTGGCTCAGCACGAATGGGCGCGCTTCAAGGCAAACGATTCGCTGGAATGCCGCAACTGCCACAACTACGAATACATGGACTTCACGCGCCAGAGCGTGCGCGCGCAGAACATGCATTCGACCTATCTGGCGGACAAGTCCAAGACCTGTATCGATTGCCACAAGGGTATCGCGCACACCTTGCCGCATATTCCGCCGGGGCAGACGTCCAACGCGACGCCGGCCGCCATCGCACCCAAGGAAATAGCCAAGGCGGAGCCAGCCAGTGCGACCCGCTGA
- a CDS encoding nitrate reductase cytochrome c-type subunit: MNHHAATIAIALVAGFLLNPAARAAPPFEVVDPMRGPTPVAEEADPPLISPIENKDIKRMRTYSMQPPTIPHKIDGYQIDKNYNRCLACHARVNTEETQAPPLSVTHYMDRDSNVLAEVSPRRYFCVQCHVPQAEAKPLVSNTYQDIDVILKRLTAPATDKK; this comes from the coding sequence ATGAACCACCACGCCGCCACCATCGCCATCGCTCTTGTTGCGGGTTTCCTGTTGAATCCCGCCGCCCGGGCCGCCCCGCCGTTCGAGGTCGTAGACCCCATGCGAGGGCCCACGCCCGTTGCCGAAGAGGCCGACCCGCCCCTGATCAGCCCCATCGAAAACAAGGACATCAAGCGGATGCGCACGTATTCAATGCAGCCGCCCACCATTCCGCACAAGATCGACGGCTATCAGATCGACAAGAACTACAACCGCTGCCTGGCCTGCCATGCGCGCGTGAACACCGAGGAAACCCAGGCCCCGCCGCTAAGCGTCACGCACTACATGGACCGCGACAGCAATGTGCTGGCCGAGGTCTCGCCACGCAGGTATTTCTGTGTGCAATGCCATGTGCCGCAGGCCGAGGCCAAGCCGCTGGTGTCCAACACTTATCAGGACATCGACGTGATCCTCAAGCGCCTGACCGCCCCGGCGACAGACAAGAAGTAA
- the ccmB gene encoding heme exporter protein CcmB produces the protein MLATLSQLVLRDIRLAWRRPADTLGATLFFVVAGSLFPLAVGPDPVLLRAIGPGVLWVCALLGILLSLHRPFTQDHDNGALEQLLVSPHPLPLLVGVKLAAHWFSACVPLILASPILALQFDLPPQAIGVLVLSLLLGTPTLALVGGLGAALTLGLRGAALLPLLVLPLYVPVLIFGAGAVSAKHAGLGAGPQLSLLGACLCLAILLCPWSASAALRVALE, from the coding sequence ATGCTGGCCACGCTGTCTCAGTTGGTGTTGCGTGACATCCGGCTGGCCTGGCGACGGCCCGCCGACACGCTGGGCGCCACCTTGTTCTTCGTGGTGGCCGGATCGCTGTTTCCGCTGGCGGTCGGCCCCGACCCGGTGCTGCTGCGCGCCATTGGCCCCGGCGTGCTGTGGGTGTGTGCGCTGCTGGGCATCTTGCTGAGCCTGCATCGCCCTTTCACCCAGGACCACGACAACGGCGCGCTGGAGCAGTTGCTGGTGTCGCCGCATCCGCTGCCGCTGCTGGTGGGCGTGAAGCTGGCGGCGCACTGGTTCAGCGCTTGCGTCCCGCTTATTCTTGCCAGCCCCATCCTGGCATTGCAGTTTGATTTGCCGCCACAAGCCATCGGCGTGCTGGTCCTGTCCCTGCTGTTGGGCACCCCCACGCTGGCGCTGGTGGGCGGCCTGGGCGCGGCGCTGACGCTGGGCCTGCGTGGCGCCGCGCTGTTGCCCTTGCTGGTGTTGCCGCTGTATGTGCCGGTGCTGATCTTTGGCGCGGGCGCGGTGTCGGCCAAGCACGCCGGGCTGGGCGCCGGGCCGCAACTGTCGCTGCTGGGCGCGTGCCTGTGCCTGGCGATCCTGCTATGCCCCTGGAGCGCGTCCGCCGCGCTGCGCGTGGCGCTGGAATGA
- a CDS encoding heme lyase CcmF/NrfE family subunit, which translates to MIPEIGLFSLILALLVALAQATLPLIGAATGWQAGLRVARPAAVGQFCLTSLAFGCLAWSFVDNDFSVLYVAGNSHADLPTAYRFAAVWGGHEGSLLLWLYLLTAWTLAVAVFSRRLPLPFTGRVLAVMGWISVGFLLFLLFLSNPFERLMPPAMAGRDLNPLLQDPGMIVHPPMLYMGYVGFSVAFAFAIAALLSGELDALWARWVRPWTLAAWTFLTVGILLGSAWAYYVLGWGGWWFWDPVENASFMPWLAGTALIHSLIVTERRGAFRSWTVLLAICTFSLSILGTFLVRSGVLTSVHAFAVDPGRGLYILAFMTVIVGGSLVLYAWRAPSVGLGGGFSLLSRESLLLSNNVVLTVAAGAVLLGTLYPVVLDVLDWGKISIGPPYFEAVFVPLMTPAIFLMGVGPVARWKQAEVPDLARKLRAAFVVSVLTAVLLPLAMPGPARLGSPLVMLGLWLAAWSVAAAGSHAWQRLTDGADGEWLRRLGRQPRSWYGMLLAHAGIGIFIAGVTLANGYEVKHEIRMELGATQEAGGYQFTFAGIAPAAGPNYNAQRAVFNVTRDGNPVVTLYPEKRLYTVQDMALSQADIDSGPTRDLFVALGEPVGEPGGKVAWTVRIQVKPFMMWIWAGCLLMALGGLLAAGDKRYRRQQEAVARQAQRGLATPRHQPREGY; encoded by the coding sequence ATGATTCCCGAGATCGGCCTGTTCAGCCTGATCCTGGCGCTGCTGGTGGCGTTGGCCCAGGCAACGTTGCCGCTGATCGGCGCCGCCACTGGCTGGCAGGCGGGGTTGCGGGTGGCCAGGCCCGCCGCCGTGGGCCAGTTCTGCCTGACGTCGCTGGCCTTTGGCTGCCTGGCCTGGTCGTTCGTCGACAACGATTTTTCGGTGTTGTACGTGGCCGGCAACTCGCACGCCGACCTGCCCACCGCCTATCGCTTTGCCGCCGTGTGGGGCGGGCATGAGGGGTCGCTGCTGCTGTGGCTTTACCTGCTTACGGCCTGGACCCTGGCGGTGGCCGTCTTCAGCCGCCGCCTGCCCTTGCCCTTCACCGGGCGCGTGCTGGCGGTCATGGGCTGGATCAGCGTGGGCTTTCTGCTGTTCCTGCTGTTCCTGTCCAACCCCTTCGAACGGCTGATGCCGCCCGCCATGGCCGGGCGCGACCTGAACCCGCTGCTGCAAGACCCGGGCATGATCGTGCACCCACCCATGCTGTACATGGGCTACGTGGGTTTTTCCGTGGCCTTCGCCTTTGCGATCGCGGCGCTGCTGTCGGGCGAGCTGGACGCGCTGTGGGCGCGCTGGGTGCGCCCCTGGACCTTGGCCGCGTGGACCTTCCTGACCGTGGGCATCCTGTTGGGCAGCGCCTGGGCGTATTACGTATTGGGCTGGGGCGGCTGGTGGTTCTGGGACCCGGTGGAAAACGCCTCGTTCATGCCCTGGCTGGCGGGCACCGCGCTGATTCACTCGCTGATCGTCACCGAACGCCGGGGCGCGTTCCGCAGTTGGACCGTGCTGCTGGCCATCTGCACGTTTTCGCTCAGCATCCTGGGCACGTTTCTGGTCCGCTCGGGCGTGCTCACCTCGGTACACGCATTCGCGGTGGACCCCGGGCGGGGCCTGTACATCCTGGCGTTCATGACCGTGATCGTGGGCGGCTCGCTGGTGCTGTATGCCTGGCGCGCGCCCTCGGTGGGCCTGGGCGGCGGGTTTTCCTTGCTGTCGCGCGAATCGCTGTTGCTGTCCAACAATGTCGTGCTGACGGTGGCGGCGGGCGCGGTGCTGTTGGGCACGTTGTACCCGGTGGTGCTCGACGTATTGGACTGGGGCAAGATATCCATCGGCCCGCCCTACTTCGAAGCGGTGTTCGTACCGTTGATGACGCCCGCGATCTTCCTGATGGGCGTGGGGCCGGTGGCGCGCTGGAAACAGGCCGAAGTGCCCGACCTGGCGCGCAAGCTGCGCGCAGCCTTCGTCGTCAGCGTGTTGACCGCCGTGTTGCTGCCGCTGGCCATGCCGGGGCCGGCGCGCCTGGGTTCGCCGCTGGTCATGCTGGGCTTGTGGCTGGCCGCCTGGTCGGTGGCCGCGGCCGGCTCGCATGCGTGGCAGCGGCTGACCGACGGCGCCGATGGCGAATGGCTGCGGCGCCTTGGGCGGCAGCCGCGGTCCTGGTACGGCATGCTGCTGGCGCACGCCGGCATCGGCATCTTCATCGCGGGCGTCACATTGGCCAACGGCTATGAGGTCAAGCACGAGATCCGCATGGAGCTGGGCGCCACCCAGGAAGCCGGCGGCTACCAATTCACGTTTGCCGGCATCGCGCCCGCAGCCGGCCCCAACTACAACGCCCAGCGCGCCGTGTTCAACGTCACGCGCGACGGCAATCCGGTGGTGACGCTCTACCCGGAAAAGCGCCTGTACACCGTGCAGGACATGGCCTTGAGCCAGGCCGACATCGACAGCGGCCCCACCCGCGACCTCTTCGTGGCCTTGGGCGAACCGGTGGGCGAACCCGGCGGCAAGGTTGCCTGGACCGTACGCATCCAGGTCAAGCCTTTCATGATGTGGATCTGGGCGGGTTGCCTCTTGATGGCCTTGGGCGGTCTGCTGGCCGCGGGCGACAAGCGCTATCGCCGCCAGCAAGAGGCAGTGGCACGCCAGGCCCAGCGCGGTTTGGCGACGCCACGGCACCAGCCACGGGAGGGCTATTGA
- the ccmA gene encoding heme ABC exporter ATP-binding protein CcmA, translating to MRPADAPPPLLAASGLCCPRGGVAGQGLGALHFDLHAGQLLHLHGANGSGKTSVLRMLAGLLQPVAGALHARGRDVSRDPSSYFAQMAYLGHANGLCADLTALENLRYSLHVSGVPQCDDAIAAGLANWRLHDCLHTPAARLSQGQARRVALVAVMLSGKPLWLLDEPDAGLDASSLAQLWARLDAHLDGGGAAVVACHRQPLTAPDRLQTLNMDDYADAGHAVSVGVA from the coding sequence GTGCGACCCGCTGACGCACCGCCGCCCTTGCTGGCCGCCAGCGGCCTGTGTTGCCCGCGTGGCGGTGTGGCGGGGCAAGGCCTGGGCGCCTTGCACTTCGACCTGCACGCCGGCCAGTTGCTGCACTTGCATGGCGCCAATGGCAGCGGCAAGACCAGCGTGCTGCGCATGCTGGCCGGTTTGCTGCAGCCCGTGGCTGGCGCCTTGCATGCACGGGGCCGTGACGTGTCGCGCGACCCATCGTCCTACTTTGCGCAGATGGCGTATCTGGGCCACGCCAATGGGCTGTGTGCGGACCTTACCGCGTTGGAGAACCTGCGCTACAGCCTGCATGTTTCCGGCGTGCCGCAATGCGATGACGCCATCGCGGCGGGGTTGGCCAACTGGCGCTTGCATGATTGCCTGCATACCCCGGCGGCCCGCCTGTCGCAAGGGCAGGCGCGTCGGGTGGCGCTGGTGGCCGTGATGCTTAGCGGCAAGCCGCTATGGCTGCTGGACGAACCCGATGCGGGGCTGGACGCGTCCAGCCTGGCGCAACTATGGGCCAGGCTGGACGCGCACCTGGACGGTGGCGGCGCGGCGGTGGTGGCCTGCCATCGGCAACCCCTAACCGCGCCCGATCGCCTGCAAACCCTGAACATGGATGACTACGCGGATGCTGGCCACGCTGTCTCAGTTGGTGTTGCGTGA
- the ccmC gene encoding heme ABC transporter permease CcmC, with amino-acid sequence MRSRPGWMRYASPAVFYPLAGRLIPWLALAAALFAAAGLYVGLVVAPPDSQQGEVYRILFIHVAAAWMSMFLYLVMAGYAALGLIYHTRLSFMMMRALAPTGALFTFLTLWTGALWGKPTWGAWWVWDARLTSELILLFLYLGFIALQAATDDVRRADRSGAILLLAGVINVPIIYFSVRWWSTLHQGASINLTTAPSMARIMLTAMLLMVAAFWLYSAAVALARVRGLIAQREPGAVNAGHTKRQEAP; translated from the coding sequence ATGCGCTCGCGCCCTGGCTGGATGCGCTACGCATCGCCCGCTGTGTTCTACCCGCTGGCCGGCCGATTGATCCCCTGGCTGGCGCTGGCCGCCGCCCTTTTTGCCGCCGCCGGTTTGTACGTTGGCCTGGTGGTCGCGCCCCCGGACAGTCAGCAGGGCGAGGTCTATCGCATCCTGTTCATTCATGTGGCGGCCGCATGGATGTCGATGTTCCTGTACCTGGTGATGGCGGGCTATGCCGCGCTCGGCCTGATCTACCACACGCGCCTGTCGTTCATGATGATGCGCGCGCTGGCGCCTACCGGCGCGCTCTTCACCTTCCTGACCTTGTGGACCGGCGCGCTGTGGGGCAAACCCACCTGGGGCGCGTGGTGGGTCTGGGACGCACGGCTGACGTCGGAATTGATTCTGCTGTTTCTGTACCTGGGCTTCATTGCCCTGCAAGCGGCCACCGACGACGTCCGCCGGGCCGACCGCAGCGGCGCCATCCTGCTGCTGGCCGGCGTGATCAACGTGCCCATCATCTATTTCTCGGTGCGGTGGTGGAGCACGCTGCACCAGGGCGCATCCATCAACCTGACCACCGCGCCCAGCATGGCGCGCATCATGCTGACGGCCATGCTGCTGATGGTGGCGGCGTTCTGGCTTTACAGCGCGGCGGTGGCGCTGGCGCGCGTGCGCGGGTTGATCGCGCAGCGCGAACCGGGCGCTGTGAACGCGGGCCACACAAAGCGCCAGGAGGCGCCATGA